The Catellatospora citrea DNA segment TCGGGTCAGAAATCGCCCTCGGCGACCTGGAAGACGGTGAGGCCGAGTTCGCGCCACATGCGGACGACCTGCTTGCGGTCGTCGAGGACGGCGACGACGTACCAGGCGTCGCGGATCTCGTTCTCGAAGATCTCGCGCTTGACCACGGAGTCCTTGCGCTGGTCGCCGGTGACCCGCATGTGCAGGGCCGCGTAGGGGACACCGACGTGCTCGTCCAGCCAGGCGGCGGAGGACTCGCGGCAGGCGTCGACGCGGCCGGAGCAGTAGACGATCGCGTGGCCCGCGGCGTGCAGGGCGCGGACCGCGTCGATCACCGGCTGGTGCGGCAGGTCGAGGTGGACCCGGGTGTGGTCGTACGGGCTGCGGTCGCCCATCAGCGCCACCGTGCCGTCGAGGTCGACCAGCACCGCCCGGGGCAGGTCCGGGCGCGGCTCGTAGACCAGGCGCGGGCCGGGCTGCGGCAGCACCAGCGGCTCGCGGCGTCCGGCGAGGTAACGCTCGTGCATGCGCTCGATCACCTCGGCGCCGACCCGCTCGCCCTCCGGCCGCGCCGCGTCGCGCTCCAGGCACACGGCCACCGGCACGTCCGTGAAGTCGCGCACGGTGACCTGCGCGCCGCAGTCGATCGCGAGGTCGGCCAGCTCGCGCACGACCCGGGCGCGCAGGTTGGTGTCGTCGCAGATCACGTCCGAGCCTGCCTTCAGCAGGGCCTCGACCTGGGCCCGCTGCGCGACGGTGACCTGCCGCTCCGCCCAGCCCTCACCGAGGTTGCCGCCGTGCAGCATGCGCCGCAGGTCGTCGCGGTTGACCCGGACGCCGGGCTGCTGCTTGGCCCAGGTCGTCTTGCCCGAGCCGGGCAGGCCGCGGGTGATGGTGAGGGTGGGCATCGCGTGTGGCTCCCGTCGTGGTCATTCGTCGTCGAAGGTACGGCCGTGCGGTCGCTCGTCGCCGTCGGGCTTGAGTTCCTCCCAGAGCTGGCGGTACGGCTTGCCGTCCAGGTGCGCGAACAGGTAGCCGCGCAGCGGGTGCCGCCCCGCGACCATGGCGTAGTCCTTGCGCGTCCAGCCGTCGGGCAGCCCCTCCATGATCTCGTCGTGCACCTGCGCCACCTGCTTCTCCAGCTCGGCCAGGCCGGTGGTGAGGCGGGTGGCCAGCTCCGTGACCCAGCCGTGGAACTCGTCGGGCAGCGGCTCGGCGATCTCCGCGACCGTGGCACCCTCGCCGAGTGCCGCCCACACGCCACGAGCGCTCAGCCCGGTGACGATGCGGTGCAGGTGCACGTACTCCTCGTACTTGATCTTCACGCGGACGTCGCTGCCGAGCGCGTGCACGACCAGGCCCTCCCGGCCCGGCCGGGCGGGCGCGGCCAGCGCCTGCTCGAACGTCGGGTAGGCGAACGTCTCCACCACCGGGCCGGGCCAGTCGGCCACGGCGCTCGGCGGGAACGAGCGCCCGGTCGCGATCTCCACCGCGCCGAGCAGCATCAGGTCGTTCATGCCGCCGTAGTCGACCACGATCCGGTTGCCGGGGTAGATGATCTCCACGAGCACGGTCAGCCCCGCCGGGGGCGCCCAGTGCGGGTAGCGCTCGCGGAGCAGCGCCGTCGCGTGGCGGGCCTGGTCCGAGGCGAACGAGCCGCGGGTGGCCACGGCCGGGCCGTCCGGCGTCGGGTAGACGATGCCCAGCGAGCCGTCTGCCTTGTCGGTCACCACCACCGGCTCGTCCAGGGCGATCACGGCCGCGCCCGGCTGCCCGTGGTTGAAGAACTTCACCAGCGGTCGCGCCAGCACCGTCCCACCGGCATCACTGATCAACCCACGGCACGCGAGTGTCACTTCGTCCCACAGGTTCGCGTACGTGCACTTCTCCGTGTAGTTGTAGATCGTGAGCGGCAGCTCCGGGTGGACCTGCGCGCGGACGAGCCCCTCGGCGATGGCGCGGGCCAGCGCGTCGGGCGGGAAGATAGCGGCGAGGGTCGTTGTTGTGGTGGGGGACATGGCCGGAGACGCTACGAGACTTCCTCGCCGAACGCAGCCGAGTTAGCCGCTGAAGATCGCGAACGAGGTGGATGGCATACTGGTCAGTCGGCCACCGGGACTGGTTCACGCCCGAGCCGTCCGGACGAGCGTCCGGCGGTGTTGACAGCGACCCAGCGCCCACGAACATGAAAGGACCGTGACTATGAAGTCCGGTATTCACCCGCAGTACAACGAGACCACCGTCACCTGCTCCTGTGGCAGCACCTTCACCACCCGCAGCACCGCCAAGGGCGGTTCGATCCACGCCGAGACCTGCAGCGCCTGCCACCCGTTCTACACGGGCAAGCAGCGCGTCATGGACACGGCCGGCCGGGTGGCCAAGTTCCAGGCCAAGTACGCCAAGGTCGCCAAGAAGGACGCCAAGTAGCTGTCGTGACGACGCCCGCTCCGTGCACACGGGGCGGGCGTTGTGCTGTTGCAGGTCCCATCGCTGTCGAGTGAGGATTCGGACATGAGTAACGAACGGCTCACCGCGCTGCTGGCCGAGTACGCGGAGCTGGAGGCGCGGCTGGCGGATCCGTCGATCCACGCCGACCAGGCCGCGGCGCGCAAGGTCGGCCGGCGCTTCGCCGAGCTCACCCCGATCCACAAGACGGCGCACGAGCTGGACGCGGCGCGGGCCGATCTAGAGGCCGCGCGCGAGCTGGCCGCGATCGACCCGGACTTCGCGACCGAGGCGGTCAGCCTGGAACAGCGCCTGCCGGAGCTGGAGGAGAAGCTCGCCGAGCTACTCGCCCCGCGCGACCCCAACGACGCCAAGGACGTGATCCTGGAGATCAAGTCCGGCGAGGGCGGCGAGGAGTCCGCGCTGTTCGCGGGCGACCTGCTGCGCATGTACCTGCGCTACGCCGAGCGCCGCGGCTGGATCACCGAGGTGCTCGACTCCCAGGACTCCGACCTCGGCGGCGTCAAGGACGTCTCGGTCGCCATCAAGACCCGCGGCGTGCCCGACGGCGGCAACGGCGTCTGGTCCCGCCTCAAGTGGGAGGGCGGCGTGCACCGCGTCCAGCGCGTCCCCGCCACCGAGTCCCAGGGCCGCATCCACACCTCCGCCGCGGGCGTCCTCGTCATGCCCGAAGCCGAGGACACCGAGGTCGAGATCGACACCGGCGACCTGCGCATCGACGTCTACCGCTCGCAGGGCGCGGGCGGCCAGTCCGTCAACACCACCGACTCCGCCGTACGCATCACGCACATCCCCACCGGCACGGTCGTCACCTGCCAGAACGAGCGCTCCCAACTCCAGAACAAGGACAAGGCGATGCGCATGCTCCGCGCCAAACTCGCCCAGCTCGCCGAGGAGCAGGCCCTCGCCGCCGCCGCCGACGCCCGCAAGGCCCAGATCCGCACGGTGGACCGCTCCGAACGCATCCGCACCTACAACTACCCGCAGAACCGCATCACCGACCACCGCATCGGCTACACCGCCTACAACCTCGACCTCGCCATCGGCGGCGACATGGACGGCGTCCTCGAAGCCCTCACCACCGCCGACCGCACCGCCCGCCTCGCCGGCGAAACCGAACTCTCCCGCTCCTGACCCTCAGGATCCCGACGATCTTGCGCGGGCTGTGGGTATGACACGGGCAAAAGCCCCGTATCCCCAACAGTTCCCGCAAGATCGTCGGGATCTTGGGGTCAGTGGCCGGCGGAGTCGTAGCGGCGTAGGCCGAGGCGGAAGACCAGACGGGCGAGGTAGACGCAGTAGAGGGCTACCAGGGGGGTCAGCAGGCCGAGCCAGGCGGATTCCTTGCCCAGCAGCCAGGAGGCGGGGAAGAAGCTGATGAAGGCGTACGGGACCAGCACGGTGAAGGTCGCGCGGACCGCGGTGCCGTAGATGCTGAGCGGGTACTTGGCCATGTCGCCGGTGCGGATCAGGGTCATCGCGAAGACCGGGTGGTTGCCGCCGACCCAGAACGACGCCGCGTTGCCCAGCACGATCAGCGACAGCAGGATCGTGGCGCTGCCGGCCAGCAGGACCAGCGCGCCGGCGACCCGGGTGGGGCTCCAGTCGATGTCGGAGTTGGCCAGGCCCCAGCCGATCATCGCGCCGCCGCCGATGAGGTCGCCGATGCCGTGCATGCCGATCCCCGCGCTGATCACCTGGACCAGCACCGGAGCCGGCCGGGTCAGCGGGTAGTCCAGCTCACCATGGTTGATCTTGCCGGCGAGTCGCCAGGTGCCCTCGAAGAAGAGCGGCCCCAGGCCGTTGACGAAGCCGTACGTCCCGGCGAGCAGCACCGCCTCCGGGAACGACCAGCCGTTGAGGGCCGGCACGTGGGAGAAGACCGCGCTCAGGAAGACCAGGTTGAGCACCTGGAACAGCAGCCCGGCGACGACGAGGACCCAGAAGTCCGCCTCGTACTCCAGCACCGCGCGCAGGTGCGCGCCGAGGCTGCGCCGGTAGATCCGCAGCGTACGACGCACGTCAGCCTCCGTGGACGGTGAGGGCACGCAGCGCGCGCCGCCAGACGAGCCGGGCGCCCCACCACAGCACCAGCACCCAGGCGGCCTGCACGGCCAGCAGCCGCAGCGCCTCCCAGCCGGTGGCCTGGCCCAGGTAGAGCGCGGCGGGGGTGGCGGTGATGCTGGCGAACGGCAGCACCGCCGCGGGGCCCGCCAGCCACGCGGGCAGCAGCGCCAGCGGGATCAGCGCGCCCGAGAACAGGGTGACGACCGCGTCCTTGGCCCACGAGACGCCCATGAAGTTCTGCGTCCAGAAGCATGCCATCGTCGTGATGTACGCGATCGCGAACTTCAGCGGCGCCACCAGCAGGAAGCTCACCGCGAACAGCAGCGCCTGCGCGGGTCCGGGCACGACCAGGCCGCCGGTGAACGTCACGATGGCCGTGGCGGCGATCGCGATCGCGATGAACTCCGTGGCCAGCCCGCCCATGTGCTCGCTGAACCGGGCCCACTGGTAGTCCAGCGGCTTGGTCAGGTCGGTGGCCACGTGGCCGTCGAGGATGCGATTGGCCATCCACCAGTCGCCGTACGCCGAGCCGATGGACGCGGTGGCCCAGCCCACCAGCAGGTAGGCCTTCATCCGGTCCCAGTCGTAGCCGCCGATCGTGCCCTGGGACAGCAGCGCGTGCCACACGGCCAGCGAGCCGGCCAGGAAGGTCGCGCCGCCGATCCACAGGATCAGCGAGTTCAGCCGGTAGGTGAGGATGCGCCGCGTCGACATCCGCAGCAGCCCCCAATAGGGTTTCATGCCTTCTCCCGGCTGCGCTCGTCGGCGGCATGAGCGGAACCGGGCTCCGGGATCCGCAGCAGCTCCCCGGCGTAGACCTTGCGCACCACGTCCTCGATGGCCGGTTCGTCCAGGTGCAGCTCGCCGACCTCGACGACATCCAGCACCCCGGCGATGATCTGCCCGGCGGTGTGGGTGAAGCGGTCGAAGGTGACGGTGACCTCGGTCGGGCTGTCGCCCGCGACGACCTCGACGTCGGGCAGCCGCTCGGCGAGCTTCTCGACCGGGGTCGGCTCGGCCAGTTGCAGGCGCATCCGGCGTACCCGGGCGAAGCGGTCCTTCATCTGCGCCAGCGGACCGTCGAAGATCTTGCGGCCCTCGTCGATGATGACGATCCGCTCGCACACGTCCTCGATGTCGCCCAGGTCATGGGTGGTCAGCATCAGCGTGGTGCCGTCCTCGCGCAGCTCGCGCAGGAACTGCCGGACCCGGTCCTTGACCGAGATGTCGAGCCCGATGGTCGGCTCGTCCAGGTAGACGATCTTCGGCTGGTGCAGCAGCGCCGCCGCCAGGTCGGCGCGCATGCGCTGGCCGAGCGACAGCTTGCGGGCCACCACGGGCAGCAGGTCGGCCAGGCCGAGCACCTCGTCGAGGCGTTCCAGGCGCTGCTTGTAGAAGGCGGGGCTCAGGTCGTACATGTCGCGCAGCAGGCCCAGCGACTCGCGGACCGGCAGGTCCCACCACAGCTGGGTGCGCTGGCCGAACAGCACGCCGATGTTGCGGGCGTTGACCACCCGGTCGGTGTGCGGCTCGGCCCCGGCCACCCGCACCGTGCCCGCGGTCGGCACCAGGATGCCGGTGAGCAGCTTGATCGTGGTGGATTTGCCCGCGCCGTTGGGCCCCACGTACGCCACGGACTCGCCCGCCTCGATGGACAGGTCGATGCCGTCCACCGCCCGGAAGTCCTTGAACCTCCGCTGCACCAGATGTTTCAGCGAGCCGCGCAGACCCGGATCCTTCTCGGGCCGACGGAAGATCTTCGTCAGGCCACGGGCCTCCACCAACGACATGCGCCGACCATGTCAGCGTGCTCCCGAGGGGTCAACCGGATTCTCGCGCACCGTCCCGGTGCGGGGCCCGGCCGGTTCCTCTCCCGCAGCCGCTAGGTTGATCGGGTGCCCGTGCTCTCCGCCCAGCTCCGCGCCGCCGCAGCCCGACTCGCCGCGGCCGGGATCGACTCGCCCCGGGTCGAGGCGGAGCTGCTGGCCGCGCACGTGCTCGGGGTCGCCCGCGGCCGCCTGCTGCTGATCGACGACGTCACCGACCCGCAGGCCGAGGCCCTGGCCGAGCTGGTGCGCCGCCGCGCCGAGCGGGTGCCGCTGCAGCACCTGACCGGCACCGCCCCGTTCCTCGACCGGGAGCTGCTGGTCGGCCCCGGTGTGTTCATCCCGCGCCCGGAGACGGAGCTGCTGGCCCGGTGGGGGATCGAGTCGCTGCGCGGGGTGGCCGACCCGGTCGTCCTGGACCTGTGCAGCGGATCCGGCGCGCTGGCCGTCGCGCTGGCCGACGCGCGCCCCGACGCGACCGTGTACGCCGTCGAACGCAGCGACGACGCCCTGCCCTGGCTGCGCCGCAACGTCGCCGGAACACAGGTCGAGGTGATCCCCGGCGACGTCCGCGACGTCGCGCTGCCCGCCCCGGCCGACCTGGTCCTGTGCAACCCGCCCTACGTGCCGCTGTCCGTGGCGGTGCCGCCCGAGGTCGCGCACGACCCCGCCGAGGCGGTCTTCTCCGGCGAGCACGGCCTCGACCTCATCCCCGTGATCATCGCCCGCGCCGCCGAGGTGCTCCGCGACGGCGGCCGCCTCGGCATCGAGCACGACGACACCCATACCCCCGCCATGGCCGCCCTCCTCACCGGCTGGCGCGCCGTCACCACCCACCCCGACCTCGCCGGCCGCCCCCGCTTCACCACCGCCCTGAAGTAGGAAGCCGCCCGTCCGCCGCGCGATCGCGGGGTGTGGTGGGGGAGGGCGGCGGACCTGCTGTCCGGTGGGTGGGAGGCGTGTGTGCCGAATGCGAACAGCGCATGACAGACTGGCTCACCGTGAGGCTCTACGACTGCCGCGACGTCGTCGAACGTGACCGGGGGATCCAGGCCGCGATCGACGCCGTATCCAGTGGCGACCTTGTGGTCCTGCCGACCGACACGGTGTACGGCATCGGTGCCGACGCCTTCAAGCCCTGGGCGGTGACCAACCTGCTCAGCGCCAAGGGGCGGGGCCGGCACATGCCGCCGCCGGTGCTGGTCGGCTCCCGGCACACCCTGGACGGCCTGGTGATGCGGCTGCCGTCGGTGGCCCGTGACCTGGTCGAGGCCTTCTGGCCGGGCGCGCTGACGATCGTCGTCGAGCAGGCGCCGAGCCTGCAGTGGGATCTCGGGGAGACCGGCGGCACGGTGGCCGTACGCATGCCCCTGCACCCCGTCGCGCTGGAGGTGCTGCGCAAGACCGGCCCGATGGCCGTCTCCTCGGCGAACCTCACCGGCCAGCCCGCGGCGCTCACCGCCGAGCAGGCCCGCGAACAGCTCAGCTACAAGGTCAGCGTGTACCTGGAGGCGGGGGAGTGCCCCAGCCCGGTGCCGTCGACGATCGTGGACGTCACCGGCGACCGGCCGCGGGTGCTGCGCGCCGGGGCGATCAGCCTCGACCAGCTGCGCGAGGTCGCCGACGACATCGCCGGTCCGGAGGAGTCGTGATGGCGCCGTTCACGGTCCTGCACGTGTGCATGGGCAACATCTGCCGGTCCCCGATGGCCGAGCGCCTGCTCGCGCTGGCGGTCACCGAGCAGGCCGGCCCGGTGGGCGCCGACCTGGTGCTGTCGCATTCCGCCGGCACCGGCGGCTGGCACGAGGGCGAGGAGATGAACCCGCCCGCGGCCCGCCAGGTGCGCTCGCGCGGCGGCTCGCCCGACGACTTCAGCGCCCGCAAGCTGCGCGCGGAGCACATCGAGGCGGCGGACCTGATCCTGACCGCGACCGCCGACCAGTACGACTACGTGGTCGCGCTGCGCCCCGACGCCGCCGACCGCACCTTCGTGCTCGGCGAGTTCGGCCGTTTGCTCCCTGGCGTCGACCCGTCGACCCTTCCCCCCGCCGACCGCACCCCCGACGCGGTGTACACCCGCGGGGTGGCCCTCGTCGCCGCCGTCGCCGCCGCCCGCAACGGCGAACCGGCCCAGGCCAAGGACGACCTCGACGACCCGTGGGGCCGCGGCGACCAGGTCTTCGCCCGCGTCGCCGACGAGATCCAGTCCACCGTCCACCCCCTCACCGCAGTCCTCCTCCCCCCACTGCCGTGACCAACCCCACGCCCCCACCTGGTTGATCATGAACCTGTGGCACGGTTGGTCGGCGTGTCGTTGGCACAACATCCTGATGACCTTGAGGCGTGATGCTCGGTAAGCGGCTGAAGTTCCTGCCGTTCATGCTCGGCGTGACCGCGGTGGTGGCCGTGGTGGCGCCGCTGGTGGCGTACCTGGTGGTCGGGTCGCAGGCGGCGTTGGGCGTGCTGGCGGGGGTGGCCCTGGTGGCGGCGAGTTACCTGCTGTCCAGCTTCGTGATCGCCTGGGCGGACTCGATCAGCCCGAAGCTGGTGCTGTCGGTCGGGCTGCTGATGTATGGCGTCAAGTTCACCGTGCTGTTCCTGGTGCTGGCCGTGATCGCGCAGACGGGCTGGGCGGGCCTGCGGCCCATGGCGATCGGCATCGGCATCGCCGCGATCGCGTGGACCATCGGCCACGCCTGGTGGCTCTGGCACGCCAAGATCCCCTACATCGACGAGCCGCAGAAATAGTTGATCATGAAGTTGTGGCCGTGACGCGCCGTCGAACCGTGCCATAAGTTCATGATCAACCCGGTTGTCGCGGGTCAGCCGAAGATGGGTGGGCGGCAGGGGTCCTTGACGGCGCCGGAGATGAGGTTGTCGCCCTCGGTGTCCTTGCGGGAGGTGCGCGACCAGTCGACGACGGTGCGGAAGGTGCCGGTGCGGCAGCTGATGCTCAGGTCCTTGGACTGGTACTTCAGTTCGGCGGCGTAGGTGGCCTTGCCCTTGAGGGTGTGTGTGCGGGAGGCCACACTGCGCCATACGTCACCGTCGCGGCGTTCGATTTTGATCTTCAGAACCAGGCTCTCGGCGCCGGGGGTGGCGCACCGGTAGCGGACGCGCCCGGCGAAGCTGTCCCGGTCCTCGGCGGCCTTCGGACCATCGACGACGACCGTGCAGTGCACCGGCTTGGTCGATTCCCGGTCGTCGTTGCCGCGTGGCTCACAACCGCTGCTCAATGCTGTGAGCAGCACGAAAACTACAGGTATCGTGAGCTTGCGCATTGCCGCACCGCCGTGGGGGAGAACGGAAGGGTTGTCTCCATCTCAGCGGTTCGACGCGGTTAAATCAACATCGATCTCATCCTTGTGGAAGTTGACGTGCTGTCGACCTGGTGATGAACATCGCTCGCGTACGGGGGGTGCGTCGTCCGCTGCAGGGGGTGGCTGATATTGTTCGCCGCGTCATGGCCGATGACCAGCCTCCGAAGCGCCCTCACACAGAGGGCGCCGATGCGGGTTGGGCGGCCATCGGGTATCTCCTCGGCGGAATGTTCGTCTGGGGAGGGGTCGGGTGGCTCATCGATAAGTGGCTGGGACTCCCCAACGTCGGGCTGTTGATCGGTTTGATCGGCGGCGCGGCCGCCGGGGTCTATCTGACCGTGAAAAGACTGGACGGGTGACCGTGCCCGATCGACGGAGGATGACAGGTTGATTACGCAGCCGGGTTTCCTTGCCTCGGAGTTTCCCCCTGGCGTGGATGTCTTCGACTACAAGACCCTGATCCCGTCGCTCGAAGGCAGCATGTGGGCCGGAGCCTTCACCAAGCTGAGCCTCCTGGTCTGGATGGCGGTCGCCATCGTCATCGTCTTCTTCCTCGTGACGTACCGCAACCCCACGCTGGTGCCGACCAAGAAGCAGTGGCTCGCCGAGTCGGTCTACGGCGTCGTGCGCAACAACATCGCCACTGACATCATCGGCCCGCAGGGCGTGCGCTTCGCGCCGTACCTGGCGACGATCTTCTGCTTCGTCTTCGTGACGAACCTGTGGAGCATCGTGCCGTTCGCGCAGATCTCCCCCAACTCTCACCTGGCCTTCCCGGCCGTGCTGGCTGTGCTGACCTGGCTGGTCTACATCGGCCTCGGCATCAAGAAGCACGGCCTGCTGGGTTACCTCAAGCACTCCACGGTGCAGCCGGGCGTGCCGTGGTGGGTGCACCCGATCCTGGTTCCGATCGAGTTCCTCTCGAACCTGATCCTGCGCCCGATCACGCTGGCCGTCCGTCTCTTCGCGAACATGTTCGCCGGCCACATGATCCTGCTGGTGTTCACCCTCGGTGGCGTGGCCCTGTGGAACGCGGGCCCGCTGCTGCTGAAGCCCGCCGCGATCGGCAGCTGGGTGTTCGCCGTCGTGATGACGCTGTTCGAGCTGTTCATCCTCAGCCTGCAGGCATACGTGTTCACGCTGCTGTCGGCGACCTACTTCCAGAGCTCGATCTCCGAAGAGCACTGAGCTCCGGCGCACCGAGACACCCGCGCCGCGTGGCGCGACACACTCTGGCTTTCGATCCACAACTGAAGATCGCTCATACCTGTAACCAAAAACGTGCGCGTGACTGGCACGCGTCGAACTCAGGAGGAAACCAACATGACCGGCAGCCTTAACGTCATCGGCTACGGCATCGCCGCCCTCGGCCCGGGTATCGGCGTGGGTCTGGTCTTCGCCGCCTACATCCAGGCGACCGCCCGTCAGCCCGAGAGCGCCGGCCTCACCCGCACCTACATGTTCATGGGCTTCGCCGTCGTCGAGGCGCTGGCCCTGCTGGGCCTGGTTCTCGCGTTCGCCATCAAGTAAGTAGCGAGCCCGAGCGCCGAGCCGATCCGGTGACCGGTCCGCGACGGCCGGTCACCGCCGAAGGGGAGTGACCTATGTACATCGCACAAGAGGCGCCTGGCGCGCCCGCTGAGCACGCTGAATACAACGTGCTCGGTGTGCCGCTGGCTGAGGTGATCGTCGGCCTCATCGCCTTCGGCGTCCTGCTGTTCGTGCTGACCAAGTTCGTGTTCCCGCGTATGGAGAGCATGTTCCAGCAGCGCGTCGAGGCCATCGAGGGTGGTCTCGTCAAGGCGGAGAAGGCTCAGGCCGAGGCCGCGGCCCTGCTGTCGCAGTACAAGGCGCAGCTGGCCGAGGCTCGCACGGAGGCCGCGCGCATCCGTGACGAGGCCCGCGCCGACGCCGAGGGCATCCGTGCCGACGTGCTCGGCAAGGCCCGCGAGGAGTCCGACCGCATCATCGCGGCCGGTCGCGAGCAGCTGGCCGGCGAGCGGGCGAGCATCGTCCGTGAGCTGCGCACCGAGATGGGTTCGCTCGCGGTCAGCCTGGCCGGCAAGATCGTTGGCGAGTCGCTGGAGGACGAGGCCCGTCGTCGTGGCACCGTCGAGCGCGCGCTCGCGGACCTCGAGAGCGCCGGAGCCCGCTGATGCAGGCGGCAAGCCGAGAGTCGTACGCCGCGGCGCGCGCGGCGCTGGAGGCCTCCACGGGAGGCGCCGGCGCCGCCGCCACGGCGGTGACCGCGCAGGAGCTGCTGTCCTTCGCGGATCTGCTGGCTCGCGAGCCGCGGCTGCGCCGCGCGCTGTCCGACCCCTCCCGTCCCGGCGAGGAGCGCGGCGAGCTCGCCGCGGGCCTGCTGGCGGGCAAGGTCGGCCAGGGCACGGTCGACCTCGTCAAGGTGCTCGCGTCCGGCCGCTGGTCGGCCGCGTCGGAGCTGCTGGAGGCCGCTGAGCGGCTCGGCGTCGACGCGCTGCTGGCCTCGGCCGAGCTGGCCGGCGACCTCAACGAGGTCGAGGACGAGCTGTTCCGCTTCGGGCAGATCGTCGACGGCGACCCGCAGCTGGCCGCCACGATCGGCGAGTTCGTCGTGCCGGTGGCGCGCCGGGCCGAGCTGGTCCGGGGTCTGCTCCAGGGCAAGGCGAAGCCGGTCACGGTGACTCTGGCGGAGCTGGCGGTGCGGGGCTTCGGCGGCCGCACGTTCGGCAACGGCATCACCCGCCTGGTGGAGCTGGCCGCGGAGCGCCGCGAGGCGCAGGTCGCCTACGTCACGGTCGCCGAGTCGCTGACCGAGGCGGAGGAGGCCCGGCTGGCCTCGTCCCTGTCCGCCATCTACGGCCGTCAGGTCTCGGTGAAGGTAACCGTCGACCCCGCGGTGCTGGGTGGGCTGCGCGTGCAGGTCGGCAGCGACCTCTACGACGGCACCATCGCACGGCGGCTGGCCGCAGTCCGCAACGCGCTCGCCGGCAAGTGAGCGCCGGAGTGCCGGCTGACGCCTGGATGCGCCGCTTGAGCGGTGGCGCGCCGGGACGAACCGCACTCCGTGAGAACCGCAACCGAACCTGACTTTTGACAGTCACGACACCCGTTAGGAAGCTGAGGATGGCCGAGCTGACCATCTCGTCCGAGGAGATCCGTGGAGCGCTTGAGCGTTTCGTCTCCTCGTACGCGCCCGAGATCTCCCGCGAGGAGGTCGGCGTCGTCACCGAGGCCGGTGACGGCATCGCCAAGGTGGAGGGTCTCCCCTCGACCATGGCCAACGAGCTGCTGGAGTTCGCGGACGGCACCCTGGGTGTCGCGCTGAACCTCGACGTCCGCGAGATCGGTGTCGTCGTTCTGGGAGCCTTCGAGGGCATCGAGGAGGGCCAGCCGGTCAAGCGCACCGGCCGTGTTCTCTCCGTGCCGGTGGGCGACAAGTTCCTGGGCCGCGTGGTGAACCCGCTGGGTGAGCCGATCGACGGCCTGGGCGAGATCGCCAACGAGGGCTTCCGCGAGCTGGAGCTGCAGGCTCCGAACGTGATGGTCCGCAAGTCGGTGCACGAGCCCCTGGCGACCGGCATCAAGGCCATCGACGCGATGACCCCGATCGGCCGTGGCCAGCGTCAGCTGATCATCGGCGACCGCAAGACCGGCAAGACCTCGGTGGCGCTGGACGCGATCATCAACCAGCGTGACAACTGGAAGTCCGGCGACCCGGTCAAGCAGGTGCGCTGCATCTACGTCGCGATCGGCCAGAAGGCCTCCACCATCGCGTCCGTCAAGGGCACGCTGGAGCAGGCCGGCGCGATGGAGTACACCACCATCGTCGCGTCGCCCGCGTCGGACCCGGCCGGCTTCAAGTACCTGTCGCCGTACGCCGGCT contains these protein-coding regions:
- a CDS encoding AAA family ATPase — protein: MPTLTITRGLPGSGKTTWAKQQPGVRVNRDDLRRMLHGGNLGEGWAERQVTVAQRAQVEALLKAGSDVICDDTNLRARVVRELADLAIDCGAQVTVRDFTDVPVAVCLERDAARPEGERVGAEVIERMHERYLAGRREPLVLPQPGPRLVYEPRPDLPRAVLVDLDGTVALMGDRSPYDHTRVHLDLPHQPVIDAVRALHAAGHAIVYCSGRVDACRESSAAWLDEHVGVPYAALHMRVTGDQRKDSVVKREIFENEIRDAWYVVAVLDDRKQVVRMWRELGLTVFQVAEGDF
- a CDS encoding 2'-5' RNA ligase, whose product is MSPTTTTTLAAIFPPDALARAIAEGLVRAQVHPELPLTIYNYTEKCTYANLWDEVTLACRGLISDAGGTVLARPLVKFFNHGQPGAAVIALDEPVVVTDKADGSLGIVYPTPDGPAVATRGSFASDQARHATALLRERYPHWAPPAGLTVLVEIIYPGNRIVVDYGGMNDLMLLGAVEIATGRSFPPSAVADWPGPVVETFAYPTFEQALAAPARPGREGLVVHALGSDVRVKIKYEEYVHLHRIVTGLSARGVWAALGEGATVAEIAEPLPDEFHGWVTELATRLTTGLAELEKQVAQVHDEIMEGLPDGWTRKDYAMVAGRHPLRGYLFAHLDGKPYRQLWEELKPDGDERPHGRTFDDE
- the rpmE gene encoding 50S ribosomal protein L31, producing the protein MKSGIHPQYNETTVTCSCGSTFTTRSTAKGGSIHAETCSACHPFYTGKQRVMDTAGRVAKFQAKYAKVAKKDAK
- the prfA gene encoding peptide chain release factor 1, which produces MSNERLTALLAEYAELEARLADPSIHADQAAARKVGRRFAELTPIHKTAHELDAARADLEAARELAAIDPDFATEAVSLEQRLPELEEKLAELLAPRDPNDAKDVILEIKSGEGGEESALFAGDLLRMYLRYAERRGWITEVLDSQDSDLGGVKDVSVAIKTRGVPDGGNGVWSRLKWEGGVHRVQRVPATESQGRIHTSAAGVLVMPEAEDTEVEIDTGDLRIDVYRSQGAGGQSVNTTDSAVRITHIPTGTVVTCQNERSQLQNKDKAMRMLRAKLAQLAEEQALAAAADARKAQIRTVDRSERIRTYNYPQNRITDHRIGYTAYNLDLAIGGDMDGVLEALTTADRTARLAGETELSRS
- a CDS encoding ABC transporter permease; its protein translation is MRRTLRIYRRSLGAHLRAVLEYEADFWVLVVAGLLFQVLNLVFLSAVFSHVPALNGWSFPEAVLLAGTYGFVNGLGPLFFEGTWRLAGKINHGELDYPLTRPAPVLVQVISAGIGMHGIGDLIGGGAMIGWGLANSDIDWSPTRVAGALVLLAGSATILLSLIVLGNAASFWVGGNHPVFAMTLIRTGDMAKYPLSIYGTAVRATFTVLVPYAFISFFPASWLLGKESAWLGLLTPLVALYCVYLARLVFRLGLRRYDSAGH
- a CDS encoding ABC transporter permease — encoded protein: MKPYWGLLRMSTRRILTYRLNSLILWIGGATFLAGSLAVWHALLSQGTIGGYDWDRMKAYLLVGWATASIGSAYGDWWMANRILDGHVATDLTKPLDYQWARFSEHMGGLATEFIAIAIAATAIVTFTGGLVVPGPAQALLFAVSFLLVAPLKFAIAYITTMACFWTQNFMGVSWAKDAVVTLFSGALIPLALLPAWLAGPAAVLPFASITATPAALYLGQATGWEALRLLAVQAAWVLVLWWGARLVWRRALRALTVHGG
- a CDS encoding ABC transporter ATP-binding protein; this encodes MSLVEARGLTKIFRRPEKDPGLRGSLKHLVQRRFKDFRAVDGIDLSIEAGESVAYVGPNGAGKSTTIKLLTGILVPTAGTVRVAGAEPHTDRVVNARNIGVLFGQRTQLWWDLPVRESLGLLRDMYDLSPAFYKQRLERLDEVLGLADLLPVVARKLSLGQRMRADLAAALLHQPKIVYLDEPTIGLDISVKDRVRQFLRELREDGTTLMLTTHDLGDIEDVCERIVIIDEGRKIFDGPLAQMKDRFARVRRMRLQLAEPTPVEKLAERLPDVEVVAGDSPTEVTVTFDRFTHTAGQIIAGVLDVVEVGELHLDEPAIEDVVRKVYAGELLRIPEPGSAHAADERSREKA